The sequence caccttctccactactgtcccgtcgatgtggataggggggtgctccctctgctgtttcctgaagtccacgatcatctcctttgttttgttggtgttgagtgagaggttattttcctgacccGACACTCTGAAGGCCCTCAactcctccatgtaggctgtctcgtcgttgttgttaACCAAACCTACCACTGtaatgtcgtctgcaaacttgatgattgagttggaggagtgcatggccacgcagtcatgggtgaacagggagtacaggagagggctgagaacgcacccttgcggggccccagtgttgaggatcgcggggtggagatgttgtttcctgccgtcaccacctgggggcgtcccgtcagaaagtccaggacccagttgcacaggggcggggtcgagacccagctTAATGCCGAGTTTGGagtgtactatggtgttaaatgctgagctgtagtcgatgaacagcattcttacataggtattcctcttgtccagatgggttagggcagtgtgcagtgtgattgcgattgcgtcatctgtggacctattggggcggtaagcaaattggagtgggtctagggtgtcaggtagggtggaggtgatataatccttgactagtctcacaaagcacttcatgatgacgaaaCTGAGTCATGATTTCCTAGTGGAGGggatagctacactgtttgtattcagtcatgtttccggtcgccttgccctgattaaaagcagtgcttcgcgctttcagttttgcgtgaatgctgccatcaatcaacggtttctggttggggaaggttttaatagtcaccatgggtacaacatcaccgatgcacttgctaataaactcgctcaccgaatcagtgtatacatcaatgttgttgttcgatgctatccggaacatatcccagtccacgtgatcgaagcaatcttgaagcgtggaatcagattggtcagaccagcgttgaacagacctgagtacaggtgtttcctgttttagtttctgtctataggctgggagcatgGAGGGTGGAGGGCGatggagggctttgtatgcgtcgcggaagttagagtaacaaggATCCAggattttgccagcccgggtcgagcattcgatatgctgataaaatttagggagccttgttttcagattagccttgttaaaatccccagctacaataaatgcagcctcgggatatgtggtttccagtttacatagagtccaatgaagttctttcagggccgtcgaggtgtctgcttgggagggggatatacacgactgtgattataatcgaagagaattctcttggtagataatgcggttggcatttgattgtaaggaattctatgtcaggtgaacaaaaggtcttgagttcctgtatgttgttatgatcataccacgactcgttaattataaggcccttcttcttaccagagagatgtttgtttctgtcggtgcgatgcgtaaagaaaccaggtggctgtaccgactctgatgacgtatcccgagtgagccatgtttccgtgaagcagagaatgttgcaatctctgatgtctctctggaaggcaacccttgctcggaatttgtctaccttgttgtcaagagactggaaattggcaagtagtatactcgggagtggTGGGCGATCTGcctgtctacggagcctgaccagaagaccgcgcCGTTGTTTTGACTGCCTCTCCTGGTTCACCAGTAGttggtcgatgaatacagctgcacagtattgtctcttatcgatggcggttatgatatcgtttaggaccttgagcgtggctgaggtgcacccatgaccagctctgaaaccagattgcatagcggagaaggtacggtggatttcgaaatggtcggtgatctgtttgttaacttggctttcgaagaccttagaaaggcagggtaggatagatataggtctgtagcagtttgggtctacagtgtctccccctttgaagagggggaagactgcggcagctttccaatctttggggatctcagacgatacgaaggagaggttgaataggctaggaATAGGGGTTTCAACAATtccggcagataattttagaaagagaggtaccagattgtctagcccggctgatttgtaggggtccagattttgcaactctttcagaacatcagctatctggatttgggtgaaggagaaattgggcaagttgctgtggggggtgcagggctgttgactatggtaggggtagccaggtggaaagcatggccagccgatTTATcagtagtgacagtgtttcctagcctcagtgcagtgggcagctgggaggaggtgctcttattgtccatggactttacagtgtcccaaaaccttttggagtttgtgctacaggatgcaaatttctgtttgaaaacgctagcctttgctttcctaactgcctgtgtatattggttcctaacatCTCTGAAAATTGCATATCACGGGGTccattcaatgctaatgcagtgcgccacaggatgtttttgtgctggtcaagggcagtcaggtctggagtgaaccaagagctatatctgttcctggttctacattttttgaatggggcatgcttatttaagatggtgaggaaagcacttttaaagaataaccaggcatcctctactgacggaatgcggtcaatatccttccaggatacctgagCCATGTACCCGGGCCAGGATGCAGCAGAGCGGTTCCATTTTACGGCAAAGGATTTACTTGAGCTACTGGCACAAGTAGTACCACCATCTCATTCCCGCGAGCCCGTGTGGGTATGGAATATGTTTTAGTTTGTGTGGATTAAGCAACCCCACCGCCTTATCTTTATTGTTTTACCCCTGTacagttggtggcggtaatgcaccacaAACACttgatgccaaccgccgttaaaccccacagaagaagaCGTCTGCAGGTTAAGCCACAGTAGAAGAAGTGTCTCGCTTTTGGGCTAAAAGTTTCTCTAACGTCAGTTATAAAGCTAGCTAGAACAACTTGTCAACATGTTTCGAAGAAAACTGACAGCTTTGGATTACCATAACCCCGCTGGGTTTGACTGTAAAGGTAGCTACAAAACCACGATAAACGAGCTATCTGCTAATGAATGACGTGCATTTTCAGAGCTAGCCATGGCCATGCTCAAATATGTTAGTTAGCATCTAACGTTACCTTTTAACTAACAAGCTCTTACTCGGTCTAAAACATTTCAATACAGCCACGCCTGTAATATGTATGTAGGCTTTGTTTATATTGGCTGGGTTTATGTCATTAAAAATTATTAACGTGATTCGTGTTAGGTGGTCAGGTTTTGTACTTTTGTGCATTAGCtcaggtaacgttagctaattaACTAGCTTTTTGTGAGCTTACTAATAACAGTGCCAAACAGGCAGTGGAGGCCGAGAACGTAACTAGGTTAGGGGTGGCATCGGAAATTTATACAGTATCTATGCCTTGTTTTTTTGTATTGTGACTAGTCGTATGTGAATTTCAGCCGGTTGTATATACAAACTATAATTTCATGTTAAAGGAAAATCTACTACCACTGGCACATTTGTGCAGGTCAGTTAGCTTTGCAGAGTGAATCTAGCTGACTTAGACTTAGAATCCAGCCACTGACTTAGCTAATATTCTGTTTGCACAGATGAGACAGAGTTTAGGAATTTCATTGTGTGGCTGGAGGACCAGAAAATCAGACACTACAAAATTGAAGACCGGGGCAACCTGAGGAATATCCCCACCTCGGGATGGCACAAGTCCTTTGAGCAGGTGAGCAGCAAGGCTAGTTACAGTTATTATACTGGAATCAACCCTTGGGTCAGAAAAAGTGTTGTGTTCATATTACAGCCAAGTAACACGACATGGATTGTGTTCAGTAGTGTGCACTGTAGCAATACGTTTTGCAATGTATCTGTGTCCTTTCTTATTGGAGAAGTGTATGTAGTATCTCCATGTGTTATAACATTTTCTCCTTACTGAACCATGGTGGGGCTCTTTTCCCACTTTATTACCATATCAATTATCAATGTGTTCTCTCAACCCCTTCCCTAACTGTTTACATCATGAGCAAAGCAATCAAGCCAGTTCAGTTGTCGAATGCTGCAGATCGAAATGCCATGAATAGAACTGACATAATTAGTTGCTCTAAATGTtggagaggcatgtttgttctacgtTAGCCTACATCTATCTGAACATCCCAAAACGCTGTGTCCTGTTCAACGTGCCCCAAGATCAGTCAGTAGGCCTAAAAATTCTTAAATGCTCATAGTAAGCCGATTTACCACCCTCATCACTGGTCTCCATAGCTGTGATACACTCTTCTTCATTGAAGAACCTCCATTGGGGTTGTGAAGTTACCATTCCTGTTCCCTGACCGGGAAGGGCCCTCTGTCCTCGACTCCTCGCTTCCAACTGACATTTTTGAGAGAGAGGCAAGGGGAGGGTGGGACGAGGTTGTTTTAGTTTTTCCAGTGCAAAACATTTTTCTACGGTGTGCGCTGATGAATACACCCCTGGCCCCAAGTGCTCTGAAAGAAAGAGCTACCAGGGGACAGCTAGTAACAACAACATTCCGATGGATGTGAACCACTGAAGAAGAGTGTATCACAGCTATGATCTCAGGCACCTCGTATACACGGTACACCTATTCAGGAGGGCACACTGGGGCAAGTTTTCTCCCTACGGAACATGAGCCTGACTCTGTTTCCTATGCAGTATCTTCGAGATGTGAATTGCCCATTCACTGTCGAAGAGAGACAGGAGTCAGTGGACTGGTTGCTGGGTCTAGCAGTTCGGTTGGAATATGGAGACAATGGTACAGTATTTTCTCTTTTGctttattgaatttttttttgCTATGATTCGGTGCCCATTGTTTGTACTTGGGCTACTTGTTGTGGCATATTACTACTTTAACTATTGTAGTCCATTGAAGATGACAATACAGTACATTTTCAACCAACCTTGGAGATACCGTGTAGCAgtggtattcaactcttacccaatgaggtccagagcctgctagttttctgttctacctgataattaattgcacccacctggtgtgccaggtctaaatcagtcccaacattattattattcttttttatttttttttaaagcagtggaactggcttcgaggtcctgagttgagtttgagggctgtactgtactgtatagtatTGTTGTGGTGATCATGCGTCCTttagccactagatggcagcattgTCTTAACAGTGGCATCTTGGGCGGCTCTACCATAAGGGATAATCTAGTTGTGGTTCCACCCTCTCTTGCCATACGCTGTATTGTCATTGTTCAGGAATGTTAAATATATGAGCTTATACACTACTAAAGCAAGTCTTTGTTGTAAAAACAGTTTGATGGTAGTAGTATGTAGTTAGTGGGCATGGACTAAGTGGTCACTGTCTGGATGTTGTGTGCCCTACTGGCTCCCCAGTTGAGAAGTACAAGAATTGCCCGCCAGCCACAGCCACCGAGGCGGAGAAACCCTCGGATCCCCTCATCCATCTGGACAGTGAGCATAACCACTCCTTCCTCTAAatgtctatccccctctctccccttaccTCTCTACTCCTTTCTCATCCTCTTTACTCCTTTCTCTGTCCCTGATGTTCTGTGATAGAATCGTTGGATTATAGAAACCAGTGAACAACGTAGTACTAAAGTGGGTTAGCTCAACCATGTCTGGGCCAGACCACCAGACTtattagacactctaatgtacttgtcctcttgctcagttatgcatcagggcctcccactcctctttctattctggttagagccagttggtgctgttctgtgaaggcagtagtacacagcgttgtatgagatcttcagtttcttggcaatttcttgcatggaatagccttcatttctcagaacaagaatagactgatgagttttaGAAGAAAATGacttgtttctggccattttgagcctgtaatcaaacccacaaatgctgatgctccagatactcaactagtctgtaGAAtgcagttgtattgcttctttaatcagaacaacagttttcaactgtgctaacataattgcaaaagggttttctaatgatcaattagccttttaaaatgataaacttggattagctaacacaacgggccattggaacacaggagtgatggttgctgataatgggcctatgtagatattccattacattgttaatgttgtacaatagtcatttacaacattaacaatgtctacactacaCTGTGTTTCTGATAACATAAATTTTATTtttatggacaaaaaatgtgcttttctttcagaaacaaggacatttctaagtgaccccaaacttttgaacagtagtgtgtgtgtgtgtggtaccagtcaaaagtttggagacgCCTACTCGTTCaagagtttctttattttttatattttctacattgtagaataatagtgaagacatcaaaactatgaaatgacacatatggaatcctgtagtaaccaaaaaagtgttaaacaaatcaaaatgttatatttgagtgttcaaagtagccaccctttgccttgatgacagctttgcactcttggcattctctcaaccagcttcatgggattttcacctggaatgcatttcaattaacaggtgccttgttaaaagtgtatttgtggaatttctttccttaatgcgtttgagccaatcagttgtaggggtggtatacagaagatagccatattttgtaaaataccaagtccatattatggcttgaacagctcaaataagaaaatggaaacgacagtccatcattactttaagacatgaaggtcagtcaatctggaaaattatgaggtaactggctctcatgaggaccgccacaggaaaggaagacccagagttacctctgctgctgtgcagttaactctaagttaattagagttaactgcacttcagattgcttcccaaataaattattctcagagttcaagcaacagacacatctcaacatcaactgttcagaggagactgcgtgaattcggccttcatggtcgaattgctaaaAAATaagccactactaaaggacaccaatagtaagaagatttgcttgggccaagaaacacgagcgatGGTCATTacactggtggaaatctgtcctttgtaagacgtagagtaggtgaacggatgatctttgcatgtgtggggaatattcagaggtggaaactttccgtgggaattaacagaaatatatgcaaattaatattaataccatttaaatgtagattttttttgcattggaaatatttaccatatcatatggagacagaaacagaaacattTTTTTACCTTAtaataagtagacataattgcaaattattaaatccttccaatagaaattttaaaaaacaatttagttatgaattgaactttaattaaatgagttgacttcacatgggatgatttcacagaacaacaaaagggaatattgaatgatccccaatgatccatcgcatctcccaaaaacgttttcaacatacatctataaaatgatagtctagaaactaaagctttggttgttttcctctcaggcttccatgtcttctccctggaccttcTCAATGTCCACCTCCTGAACATCatactctgaggcctcatcttcactgtcactttccaaccttgttgaggatggcgcGTTGTCAGCCTCAAATTTgcctggatggccaccaattcttcaacccttgtattggtgcTTTGGTGTTGCATGCTTTGGTGTGGGTGTTCCCAAACAAGTACCAGTTGCtctctgaggtggctgatgttggtgggatttggaggatgatggaggcaatcgggaaaagagcctcagatccacaaagtctcttccaccaggtggcagatgagatatgttggcatgactgccatattgcatctccatcccaaagcccttcctggaagtgtactttgccagactgccaagaaccttgccctcatccaggccaaagTGGCAAGACATGGTAGTGAtaacaccataggcct is a genomic window of Salvelinus namaycush isolate Seneca chromosome 15, SaNama_1.0, whole genome shotgun sequence containing:
- the LOC120060530 gene encoding RNA transcription, translation and transport factor protein-like isoform X2 — translated: MFRRKLTALDYHNPAGFDCKDETEFRNFIVWLEDQKIRHYKIEDRGNLRNIPTSGWHKSFEQYLRDVNCPFTVEERQESVDWLLGLAVRLEYGDNVEKYKNCPPATATEAEKPSDPLIHLDSSNPDFKAGVLGLASLLKIQRHDDYLVMLKAIRILIQERLTPEAIAKASQSKEGLPVALDKHILGFDTGDATLNEAAQILRLLHIEELRDLQTRINEAIVAVQAIIADPKTDHRLGKVGR
- the LOC120060530 gene encoding RNA transcription, translation and transport factor protein-like isoform X1 — protein: MFRRKLTALDYHNPAGFDCKDETEFRNFIVWLEDQKIRHYKIEDRGNLRNIPTSGWHKSFEQYLRDVNCPFTVEERQESVDWLLGLAVRLEYGDNGSPVEKYKNCPPATATEAEKPSDPLIHLDSSNPDFKAGVLGLASLLKIQRHDDYLVMLKAIRILIQERLTPEAIAKASQSKEGLPVALDKHILGFDTGDATLNEAAQILRLLHIEELRDLQTRINEAIVAVQAIIADPKTDHRLGKVGR